The following proteins come from a genomic window of Malus domestica chromosome 02, GDT2T_hap1:
- the LOC103400822 gene encoding epoxide hydrolase 2-like, with translation MDFMIDVNHQRIQTNGIWLHVAKKGTGPLVLLLHGFPEIWYAWRHQIEYLAENGYHVVAPDLRGYGDSDAPLNHNSYTIFHIVGDLIGLLDHFGQQQAYVVGHDWGAVAGWNLSLFRPDRVIGLVNLSVPYFPRSPTTKTTEAIRQIFGEGSHVIQFQEPGRAEKAFARYDCMTVMKKFLLVTNNLIAPPDMELIDYLETQSSLPAWLTEEDIRVFDKKFEESGFTGPLNYYRAMDLTWELLAPWQGSKIMVPVKFMIGDKDPGFKSGGTSEFVQGDEFGSLVPDLEVVIVGGHHFIQQENPQEVSSQILSFLRQHPADQ, from the exons atGGATTTCATGATAGATGTGAATCACCAGAGGATCCAAACCAATGGAATATGGCTTCATGTAGCCAAAAAAGGGACAGGTCCTCTGGTTCTCTTGCTTCATGGCTTCCCAGAAATCTGGTATGCCTGGCGCCACCAGATCGAATACTTGGCGGAAAACGGCTACCACGTGGTGGCGCCAGATTTGAGAGGTTACGGCGACTCTGACGCTCCTCTCAACCACAACTCCTACACCATCTTCCATATAGTTGGAGACCTCATTGGCCTACTTGATCATTTTGGTCAACAACAG GCATATGTGGTGGGACATGATTGGGGAGCAGTTGCTGGTTGGAATTTGAGCTTGTTTAGGCCTGATAGAGTGATAGGGCTGGTTAACCTATCAGTTCCATACTTTCCAAGATCTCCAACAACCAAAACTACCGAAGCTATAAGACAAATTTTTGGTGAAGGAAGTCATGTGATTCAATTCCAG GAACCGGGAAGAGCAGAGAAAGCGTTTGCGAGGTATGACTGTATGACAGTGATGAAGAAGTTCCTGCTGGTAACTAATAATTTGATAGCTCCTCCGGACATGGAGCTTATCGATTACCTGGAGACACAATCATCATTGCCGGCATGGCTAACTGAAGAGGATATCCGGGTCTTCGACAAAAAATTTGAGGAGTCTGGATTCACCGGTCCTTTGAACTACTATCGCGCAATGGATCT GACTTGGGAGCTGCTTGCGCCCTGGCAAGGATCGAAAATCATGGTACCCGTGAAGTTCATGATCGGCGACAAAGATCCAGGGTTTAAATCCGGCGGAACAAGTGAATTTGTGCAAGGTGATGAGTTCGGAAGCCTTGTCCCGGACCTTGAGGTGGTTATCGTAGGCGGCCACCATTTCATCCAACAAGAGAACCCTCaagaagtctccagccaaataCTTTCCTTCCTCCGTCAACATCCTGCAGATCAGTGA